In Choloepus didactylus isolate mChoDid1 chromosome X, mChoDid1.pri, whole genome shotgun sequence, a genomic segment contains:
- the LOC119523648 gene encoding macrophage metalloelastase-like: MKFLLLILVLQVTASGSVPLARDPNTEENDVVFAQRYLGAFYDFHVESIPVTKKANGNLMENKIQEMQQFLGLKVTGQLDTSTLAVMHATRCGVPDVHNFKTMRGGPVWKKHFITYRINNYTPDLAHADVNYATQKAFQVWSDVNPLKFRKISAGKADIMIFSCRQHGDFYPFDGKNGVLAHAVGPGAGIGGDTHFDEDEIWTKKSRGINLFLVMVQEIGLSFGLDHSNDPKAIMFPTYSYVDPHIFSLSSDNICGIQFLYGGPEQHLTKPDPDQIDICDPNLRFDAATTVGNKIFFFKDRFFWWKHAETPKISVSSISDLWPTLPSGIQAAYEIVARNEVFLFKDDKYWLISNLRMHQNYPKSIYSLGFPASVKKTDAAIFHPVFYKTYFFVDNWYWGYDERRQLMDPDYPKLITKSFPEIGPKIDAAFYSKGHYYFFQGSHQHEYNILSNCVTRKLKSNRGLGC; this comes from the coding sequence ATGAAGTTTCTTCTATTGATTCTGGTCCTGCAAGTTACTGCTTCtggatcagttcccctggccagAGATccaaacacagaagaaaatgatGTGGTGTTTGCCCAAAGATACTTGGGAGCCTTTTATGACTTCCACGTGGAAAGCATTCCAGTGACAAAAAAAGCCAATGGGAACCTCATGGAGAATAAAATCCAGGAAATGCAGCAGTTCTTGGGGTTAAAAGTGACTGGGCAACTGGACACATCTACTCTGGCAGTGATGCATGCAACCCGATGTGGAGTGCCAGATGTTCATAATTTCAAAACAATGAGAGGGGGGCCAGTATGGAAGAAACATTTTATCACCTACAGAATCAACAACTACACTCCCGACCTGGCACATGCAGATGTCAACTATGCCACCCAGAAGGCTTTTCAAGTATGGAGTGATGTCAACCCCCTGAAATTCAGGAAGATTAGTGCAGGAAAAGCTGACATTATGATCTTTTCATGCAGACAGCATGGAGACTTCTACCCTTTTGATGGAAAAAATGGAGTTTTAGCCCATGCTGTTGGACCTGGAGCTGGTATTGGAGGAGACACTCATTTTGATGAGGATGAAATCTGGACTAAAAAGTCCAGAGGCATAAACTTATTTCTTGTTATGGTTCAGGAGATTGGCCTTTCCTTTGGTCTTGACCATTCCAATGATCCAAAGGCCATAATGTTTCCCACCTACAGTTATGTTGACCCCCACATATTTAGCCTCTCTTCTGACAACATATGTGGCATTCAGTTCCTCTATGGAGGCCCAGAACAGCACCTAACCAAGCCAGATCCCGACCAGATAGACATCTGTGACCCCAATTTGAGATTTGATGCTGCCACTACAGttggaaataaaatctttttctttaaagacagGTTCTTCTGGTGGAAGCATGCTGAGACACCTAAGATCAGTGTTAGTTCAATTTCTGACTTATGGCCAACTTTGCCATCTGGTATTCAAGCTGCCTATGAAATTGTAGCTAGAAatgaagtttttctctttaaagatGACAAGTACTGGTTAATCAGCAATTTAAGAATGCATCAAAATTATCCCAAGAGCATATATTCTTTGGGTTTCCCTGCCTCTGTGAAAAAAACTGATGCAGCCATTTTTCATCCAGTTTTCTACAAGACCTACTTCTTTGTAGATAACTGGTATTGGGGGTATGATGAGAGGAGACAACTCATGGACCCTGATTATCCCAAATTGATTACCAAAAGCTTTCCAGAAATTGGACCTAAAATTGATGCAGCCTTCTACTCCAAGGGACACTACTATTTCTTCCAGGGATCTCACCAACATGAATATAACATCCTATCCAATTGTGTCACCAGAAAGTTGAAAAGCAATAGAGGATTAGGTTGTTAG